GTGCGCATGGCTTTGAAATTGACGGCGCCTTTCTTGTTTTCTCCGAGCCAATCGCTCGCAAATTCACCACTCTGCACGTTTTCGAGTACCTTTTGCATCCGTTCACGAACACTGTGGTCAATAATCTTAGGACCAACCGTATAGTCACCGTACTCGGCAGTGTTAGAAATAGAAGATCGCATGTGAGCGAGTCCGCCCTCGTAGATGAGGTCTACAATAAGCTTCATTTCATGAACGCATTCAAAGTAGGCCATGGCTGGACTGTAGCCGTTCTCAACTAGAGTCTCGAATCCAAGTTGAATGAGGCTTGTTAGTCCTCCGCACAGCACAGCCTGCTCCCCGAACAGATCCGTTTCCGTCTCCTCTTTGAACGTGGTTTCGTATACGCCAGCACGGGTGCCCCCGATCGCCTTAGCGTAAGAGAGCGCTAGTTGTAGGGATTTTTGGTCACCAGTTACGAGCGTTGCAACTAGACAGGGCACACCCTTACCTTGACTAAACTGGCGTCGCACCATGTGCCCAGGACCTTTGGGAGCAACGAGGAATACGCTGACACCTGCTGGAGCCGCAATCTTATCAAAGTGGAAATTAAATCCATGAGCACAAACGAGATAATCACCAGGCTTAAGTGCCGGGGCGATATCCTGCTCGTAGACTGCCGCGGCAACTTCGTCGGGAACAAGTAGCATCACCACATCAGCGTAGGCCGCTGCCGCAGCTGGGGTCAGCACGCGTAGACCCTCGGCCTCTGCTTTGGCTCTGGATTTGCTGCTCTCAGGCAGCCCTACGACCACATCGACTTCATTGTCGCGCAGGTTAAGTGCATGAGCATGGCCCTGACTACCGTAACCTATGATGGCGACCTTGCGCCCGCGAATGAGTTGGAGGTCGGCATCGTCTTCATAGTAAACATGGAACGAGTTTGTAGTTGTCATGACATCTCCTAACATGTGAGGGCGGACTGCATCTCAGTCAGACTCGAAAGTGAAATATTTGAGGGTTGCGGCAGAACTTCTCGGATAGATTCCAATTCTATAAGTTTACTAAGGTCTCGCGAAACCGCCTGCAGCTGCTCACTGGTTGCTCTAAATTCAAGGGTGACAACGACTTTCTCATAAGACTTAGTTTCGTCGAGTTTGAATTGAGCTATGTCAAGGCCGCGGCGGGAAAACACTAATGCCACCCTGGCTATGATCCCCAGGGAACGACGCATCTTGAGTTCGAGCCTGACTCTGTCGCCAGTGGCATTCAAAAACCGTGGCGCTGGCATAGGGTCGGCAAAGATTGATTGATTGTTACTAGTTACTAACGTGCGGTCGCGAGGCATATCAAGTACTCCCTGTAGGCATGGGTAATTGTGCCTTAGGATGGGCGAGGACCATATCTTGAGCGGACTTACCCGCTGGTATCATCGGCCAAACGTTATCTTCGTTTTGGACCTGTGCGTGAATCAGGCACGGGCCTTCTCGATAGGCAAGTGCCTCGGTGATAGTTTGGTCCAGTGTCGTTGAAGTATCGACATAGAATGCCTTGATACCGTATGCCTCTGCTAACTTAACAAAATCGGGATTGCCGTGCATGGATACACTGCTTAGCCGATTTTGATAAAAGAGCTGCTGCCACTGGCGCACCATACCGAGGCATTGGTTGTCTATGATGACAATCTTTATGGGCAACTTGTGAATGGCTGCCGTTGCCAGTTCGGCCTGTACCATTTGAAAACCACCGTCTCCGACGACGGCGATCACTGTGGCGTCTGGGCGACCGAATTGAGCACCTATGGCTGCTGGTAAACCGAATCCCATCGTACCGGCGCCGCCAGAAGACAGCCAATTGCGATGCCCATCGGTCAGAATAAATTGGGCAGCCCACATTTGATGTTGACCGACATCGGTGGTCACCACGGAGTCGTTAGGTGCCATCCGGTGAATAGCACTTAACACTTGGGCTGCGCGCAGCCGGTGTTCCCTGCCTGCGATGATGCCGTCGCTATGTTCGACTACGAGCGGATGCTTTTTGCGGTAGGCCGCCAGTTCCTGGCGCCAAGCTATGGTATCAAGCTGATCCACAAGTTGTAGAATCTCAGCAATGGCTAGACGGGCATCTGCCACCACAGCGGCATCTGTGCGGACACTGCGCCCAATTTCCGTCGGATCAATGTCGATGTGAAGAATCTTGGCACGAGGGCAAAATTCGCTGGGACAACCGTTGATACGGTCGTCAAACCTTGAGCCGATAGACAGGATTAGATCACACTGAGTTGTAGCATAATTGGCATAGGCGGTCCCATGCATGCCGAGCATACCCAGCGACAAAGGATGGCTCTCAGGAAAGCCGCCCTTACCGAGCAGCGTGTTAGTGACTGGACTTCCCAGTTTCTCTGCAAGTTGAAGGACTAAGTTGTGTGCGCCAGAGATCACAGCTCCATGCCCAACAAGTAAGAGGGGGCGCTTACTCTTCATCAAGAGATTCGCCAGCCCTCGGCAACTAGCGACCTGCTCACTGTTCAATGAGTGGGTGGCCTTTGACGGCACGGCTGAACTACCGTGAGATTGCGCATGGTATCGAGTTTTTCTTGCTGAAATATCCTTGGGGATGTCGATGAGCACCGGTCCAGGGCGTCCATGCTTTGCGAGTTCGTAAGCATAACGTACAGTCGGTGCTATTTGTTCGACATCAAGGACCAAGTGATTATGTTTAACGAGTGGTAGCGTGGTCCCAAAAACGTCTGCCTCCTGGAAGGCATCCTTGCCTAGATTTGTGCTATTCGTTTGGCCAGATATTACCAATAGTGGGACGCTGTCCATCTTAGCTGTAAGGAGACCAGTTACCGTATTGAGAGCGCCAGGACCGCTCGTCACCAGCACCACACCAACGTGACCGGTGGCACGCGCATAGCCGTCTGCCATGTGGGTGGCGCCCTGCTCGTGACGCACTAGCACGACTTCAATTGAAGAATCGTAGAGTGCATCGAACATGTTGATTGCAGCACCGCCGGGGTAGCCAAAGATGTGCGTGACCCCAAGGTTCTCAAGTTCCCGGACCAAAATCTGCGCACCACTCAGCGTGCTGGCTTCGGTGATTGTCTCGATGGACGGGGACTTGGCCTCGGTGGGCAATGAGATTACCTCGGTCATGGGGTCACCGGTCTAATCCAATCGTAGTTTGTTAGGTGTGCACCGTTCTGGATGTCTACCAATAATTTACGGAGCTTCAAACTAATGGATAATTCAAACTCCAATACCGGTAGCTCGTAGACTGTGCCGTCACGCTCTGCAAGAGCGTGTACTGGTGAAATTACAGCAGCGGTGCCACATGCGAAGAGTTCAGTGCAGGTGCCATTCCTTATCGCTGCTAAGAGTGTTTCGATAGGAATCGGAGCCTCGTTAACACGGAGTCCCATGCCGTGCGCCAAGTGGATCACGGAGTCACGCGTGACTCCGCCAAGTATGGAGTCGCATAGAGGTGGTGTCCATAGTGCACCGTCTATTACAGCGAAAAAGTTCATGCCCGAAAACTCTTCAATGTGAGTTTTGTTTACGGCATCGAGCCAGAGAGTTTGTTGGCAATTGAGATGAGTTGCTTTGATGTCTGCGCGAATGCTGGAGCCATAATTCCCGGCCACTTTGTAGGCGCCCGTGCCTCCAGGTGCGGCGCGCGCATCCAGTCTCTCAATGAGTGCGGTCACTTTACCACTGGCAAAATAGGCTCCCGATGGACTAGCTATCACCAGGAATTTATAGGTGGATGCTGGCTTAAGGCTCAGTCCAACATCCGTAGCAAGCATCAATGGACGCAGGTAAAGCGATTCACCGTGGCCACACGGCACGATGCTCCGTAAGTGATAACTTAGACTGCTTACCGCTTGGAGGAACAACTCCTCCGGCAGCTCAGGCATCGCCATGCGACGCGCTGAAGTATTAAATCTCCTGGCATTTAATTCCGGTCTAAAGAGCGCCACGCGCCCATCGTTGAGCCTGAAGGTTTTCATGCCTTCAAAGATCAGCTGCCCATAATGAAGTGACTTACAGGCTGGGTCCAGAACCAGTGGCTGGTAGGATACCGTGGTGGGAGCTGACCACTGACCATCAGAAAAATCTGATACTACCATGATCGGTGCCATCACTTGGCCAAAGCCTAATGATGTTGGTAATTCGAAATCTGCCACCAACTGGGATAAATGTGGTGGCAATCCAAGGGTGCCTGGGGGTGTTGTTCCACTATTGGTCGTTTTCGTCGTGCTCATCATAGTCAATCTGTAAGTAACGGTCCTGGTTTTCGGTCAAAAATCAAAAACCCCGAGTCCGCTATGGGATCCGGGGTTTAGTGAGCTTTCAGTCATGCGCTCTTAATTCCGGTCCCTTGGTAGGATGGAGCTAATAATCGCAATAATAATTTGAATTTGTCGCACGGTTAGTAACCTGAGCAATCACGGAGTTAGTTACGAGCGCTCGCAACCTAACACTTTGACAAATAATCGCAAACAAAAAATGGCAACTTTTATTCGTTACCCACTTGGACGGGTTTACAAAAGTAGTGTGTATGCCGGGTTGTCAGTTTCCCTCTTAAACGGGTATCCACTGTTAATCAAGTGCCGCTCGAAGTCTTCGCGCTCCTCTCTAAGCACCTCAAAGGCAATCAGCACACGACCATAATCGGCGCCGTGGGAGCGGTAGTGAAACAGGGAAATGTTCCAGCCCCCACTCATAGTGTTAAGGAAATTAGCCAATGCTCCCGGACGCTCAGGGAACACGAAACTATATAGCTCCTCGGCACTCACGTGCTGCGCCCTGCCGCCCACCATGTGGCGCACATGTTCTTTGGCTAAATCGTTAGAGGTCAGATCGGTAAAAAAGTACCCTTTATCTCGTAATTGTTTTGTAAAAATGCCGTGATCACTAGGTTTTTGCGTTGCTATACCAAGTAGGATAAAAGCATCGTCTGGTCCACTTTTGCGGTAATTGAATTCCGTGATACTGCGACCACCCAGGATATCAGAGCAAAGCGCTTTGAGACTGCCCGGACGTTCAGCCAAGCGCACGGCATAGAGACACTCGAGACCAGCTCCTGTCATGGCGCGTTCGGCGACAAACTGGAGCCTTTGAAAGTTCATGTTTGCGCCCGAACTGATAGTGACGACATTCAGGCTCCGTTGTTGGCTGGCCATCAAATGCTTCTTGGCGCCAGCCCAAGATAAGGCCCCGGCTGGTTCCAGTAGCGTGCGCGTTTCGCGATAAATATCATGAATTGCGGAGCAAATTTCGTCCGTTGTGACCCTAACGTAGCCATCAACCAAAGACTGACTTAAGCTAAAAGTGTTTGCTCCCACCTGTTTGACGGCGACACCATCCGCGAATATTCCTACGTCATTCAGAACGATCCGCTCACCCGCCTCGACCGAACGGGCCATGGCATCACTATCCCGCGGCTCGACACCGTAAATCTTCACGTCGGGGCATAGTTCCTTAACGTAGGATGCTATCCCGGCAAGGAGACCGCCGCCACCCACTGGGACAAATATAGCGTCAACTTCGGGTAAATCCTCAAGGATCTCCTTACCAATCGTGCCCTGGCCGGCGATGACCAGGGGGTCATCAAATGGGTGGATCATGGTGGCGCCAGTGGATGCCACTAGCGCCAGGGAACGCTCGTAGGCCTGGGAATAGTGATCACCGGATAGAATGACCTTTGCTCCAAAGCGCGCTACGGCCTGAATTTTAATATCCGGAGTCGTCGTCGGCATGACTACCCAAGCCGGTATCCCTAGTCTTTGCGCCGAGAGGGCTACACCTTGCCCATGATTGCCCGCAGAGGCACAGATGACTCCGCGTACCCGCTCGTCTGGCGTCAGCGCTGCGATACGATTGTAAGCCCCCCGTATTTTGAAGGAAAATATGGGTTGCAGGTCCTCTCTCTTGAGATACACCTGATGGCCCAGTTCGTGGGAAATGGCGGGTGCGCGCTCGAGCGGCGTCCGCTTAGCTACTTCGTATACCCGTGCCTTTAGAATCTCTTTCAACACAATAGCATTTACCCAATCCTACTGAGGATCCCCTTTTAGGGTATTTAGCAGGATTCACCAACAACTAAGTGGAACTCACTTAAGCAGCCGCGTGCAGCCAGACGACAAGTTGGTCGTCATGGCGTGGCAGGGTGTCCAGCGCCGCCGCGCCATTAGCTGTAAATACCTGTTGAAGCTTAATAATATCGCGTTTGCGCGTCCGTACACCCCGATCGAATATACCGTCCGTCCCCAGCATCAAACCTTTTAATTTGGCAAGATTTAGCTGAATTTTGGTGGGCTCGAGGGACAGTTCCTCTTCGAGTCCCAGTGGTATGCCCTGGCCGACGATAGTCTCAACGACGTCGTCACCGTTCTCGTTTTTGACGATCGCAAAGACGGGTACATGCCCCGCAGCAAAGTAAGTCAGTGACGATTCGTCGATGACAAGTAGGCCCAGGGTCAGTGTGTGATCGCGGCGGTGACCCAGTTGATAGAATACTTTATTTGCCATAGCTAACCACGACATGGGGTCGAAGCTGTGTTGATCGTCAATCATGGCCCACATGGTCTTCAGCGCTTGGATCACAAGTGCGGCTTGTATACCCTTGCCAGTGGCATCCGCGACCACAATGACAAGTTTGCCGTCAGGAAACGTGCGGTGTGCTCCCCAGTCTCCACCCAGAGCGGAGAACCTCCTCTCAAACAACGATATGGCGAGATCGCGCGACAGGACCTGAGAGCTGTTAACAACATCACCGCGCGTGGTAGCTTCGGCATTTTCTAAATCTTTTTGTAGAGATTTTTGTCTAGCATGCTCGTCCTCAAGGAGGATCATTCTGGCTTTGAATTCCAAGACGGCCTCTGAGTGAAGCCGATGCATCCAGGCGTAATAAAGACCAACTGATATGCCGGACACCAAAATAAGTTCGGCTATAAGGTCGGGTACTTTTAGATCAGGATTGGTGCTGAAAGCCAAAGCTGCTGCGGTGGTTTGAAACGCTGTCCACGGAATAATCCAAGCCGATCGATAGGGGAAAATACGGATATTAAAAATAAGTGCGGCAATGTAGATCTGGGTGACCAAAATGGAGGCCTCTAAATCAAACGGACGCCGAAATGTTTGGATTATGATGCTCGTAGAACCCATGAATATTGTCAGCGATGCTACCGTTACCAGTAGCCGCACGTAATGCATTTGCAAGTGCCTTAGAACCGTTATCAGCCAACTTATGACGGACAGGACCAGAAGCGTTGCGGTAATAATCCAGTATTTGGACGCGTTGCCGTTCAGCATCATGATCAAAATAAATATTGGGATTGTCCAGCGGCAGAATTTAGCTACTCCGATAATGTAAAGCGTCTGATCCCGTATCAACCAATCTTTGGTAAACGATTGCTCTTCGGGGGAAAGTTCGGTGTGGCGGAAGAAGATCCATTTAACCAGCTTTTTCATAAGACACCCATACCATCAGACTATCTGCTTGTGATGTTGCTGCATTATTAATTGGTATAGAATGATCCTGTTTGCCCCCGCTTTGAGCGGTGTTTAATTTGTTTGACTTAAAGAGATTGAAACTCTGATGGATCTCGTCAAGATCGCGAGTTGCATCGTTTTTTGTATGTAAAACTAGTGATTGTTTTTGTTTATCACGGAGCCGGAAATCTTTTTGACCCACCACGTTAGTTTCTGATTGGGTAAATTTATTCAATTCTGCGCTGAGATATGTGGTGTTTGCATGGTCATCCTGTTCTTCCACTAACCACAGGTGGGATAAATTTGTGGCGTATAGGCTTACTGTGTTTTGGGTTAGAATGACAAGCGACAAAGAGACCGCTTTTTCAACATCCGCACTGACTGCGCTCAGTGCTCTACTTGCCGTGCTCAACCATGTCTTTGGATCGAAGTTTGTCGCAGTGAGGCTCAATGCCCATAGTGCCTGCATTGAGTGGATCATCAGTCCAGCACGAAGTCCCAGCGTGGTTGCATCAACAAGAAATACTACGGTTTCCCCATGAGTAAGGTGGCGCACAGCACACCAGGCGGTAGCTAGACGCTCCACGCGCCTGTGTTGGATGTCAATTTTGAGTCCTGGTATTTTGGGCTCCCCTAATTCAAATGAGAATGATTTTTGAAGCTCCTCGGCCTCACGGATCTGCAATTCTACGTCGCCAGTGATTGCGCGTTGTTCATTGACGATTGTCTGACGTACTGCAAACTCAGTGAGGGCTTGGTTTCTGATGTTTTTAATCATGGAATATCTAAACCAGGTTGCCAGAAGGATATTAAAGGTTGAAATCTGTACGACAGTTGTGGTGGAGATCGATGAGTCAGCAGAAACCGAGAAAAAAACCATGATCAGTAAAGCTACAGCCCATAGGAGCACGCTACCGTTAGCGAACGGGAATTGGATGATGGTGATGATTGAAATGGCAGACTGAGCCGCAATGAGAAATACCGCCGCATTGACGTCGGGACCTTGGCGGAAAGCAAGGTTGATGGCTGCTGCGTAGCCTATTGCTGCAATCGCATTGAGTGTCAAGGCTATCCATGGTGTCCACGAAAGTAACTTCTCGAGGCGGTGAGCCCAGTAGACAGCTATGATGGACATAAGAACATGAGTTGGAATTTGGGCGTATCTCTGGGGGGCAGGGCTTAGGATGGCGATAGCGACGACAGAAATTGGCATCATGATTGCGAAGAGCTTTGAAGTATGGAGATAGGATAACTTGATCTTATCCCATTCCCAACGCTTTAAATATTCTACCTCGTCCTCTGATAGCCCGTCGTTCGAGACCATCAGGATCCGGATGAGGTTAATCAATATTTCTTTTAATGACTGCATTTAATCCTGCGAGAGAGGCATAGTCCTCTATACGTAGGATCGGCAATTATTCCTGTAACATTGAGCTTTAGTGGCCCTGCGACGGGGCCATGGAGTATCGGGGCGGTATCCGGGTGACGCTAGAGTACTGCAGCAGCATCCCAAAGGTGACTATTTTAGGATTATGCAAACCTTGTCGTGGCCGCCCAATCCGATTCAAAGTAAGGGTTCCACGAGCGGCCAGAGGTGCCTACCGATAGCTTCCTGAACGAATTTATCGGGATGAATACAGTCCGCCGCAATGTGATTAGCGCCGTCGCCTCCAGTCATTGGGGGTACGAAGATGGCTTGACCCTTGTACTCCGGGAACATACTACGGTCGTCGTTCAAGTGAGCTACAGCTGCTTCCAGGGTATCATTCATGGCCAGAACCCTTTGCCGCGCCGCGTCGAGGACTTCCTCAGGAGCTCCCGGATACAGTCCAGTCTTATTGCCAAAGCGCACAATCTTATAGAGTTGGGAGCAGGTGATGGGTCCGGCAGGCGAATTCGGGATGGTCACGCGATCAGGTGCTGTCAACAACGGTACAGGATCAGCCATTCCTGTGACCACGAGGTTCGCTTGGGGGGCCAGTTGTGTCAGCTCCAGATAAAAAGAGCGTACATTTTCTGCGTAGGATTCCAGCGGCCAGCCCTCCATAAAGTCCATGCCGTTGAAGTTTACGATGATGAGGTCGGGTTTTTTGATAAACGGATGGCGCTCTAAAAATTTCCTAAATGTCGCTAAGTAGAGATGGCCAAAGTGATACGCGCCAGCCATGCGCGCACCGTTGTATACAAGTGGCTTGTTGCCATGGGACTCTTCTATCAGCACTGGTAGGGAATAATCTTGACGTCCGAGCAACGGCGACAGGTGAAGGCGTGCCATGTTGCCGAAGAAGGCAGTCAGGAGTCGATGCTGTTCGTCTTCGGTTCGCTCCTTCTTGAGTTTGCCGAGAGTCGCGTCATAAGTGGTGGCCGCGGCAATTGACGCGAGAAAGTCAGCATAAAATCGCGGGCCTGGTTGACCAAGTTTAGCGTCCGCCATGGTGGCCATCGAGACACTGTCTCCAAAGACGGCAAGAAAAATGCGATCTTCAACATCCGGCGCAGAAATAATGTCATCCGGGTTCACGGTTACGGGAAAATCGGCCTTTGTGCGCGCCAACACCGTGGATGACACAAATAGACCGAGCGACACTAACTGATAAAGCCGGAGCCTTATTTTAAATACGAGCATGTTTAAGATCTCCCGAAACGGTATTACGAACTACCAAGTTTAATTCATCACTCGACGGTTATCATCTTGGCGCTGACGCCAACTGAAAGAGCCATTGTAGCCGCCACCAATAATCCCACCACGGGAAATGCCGCCATGCCTTTATGGCCGCTAAGGATCACCCCGCCGGCGTAGGCAGCGCCACTAGCAGCAAGCTGCTGGACGGCTGCTACCAAAGTCATGAAGCTGCCCCTTTTTCTGGCGATCACACTACGGCTAATAAGGTCCATAGAGGGGGTCATTCGGCCGATACCGATGGCTGCCATGACAGTGTTTAGTGTGATAACCGTAAGTAGCGTCGCCGTCTCTAAGTGGGTGAACCAGGTCACAAAGAACGTAGATAGTACGGAGCAGATGATGAAAACTTTTTTGGCTCCGAAAAGGTCCGACAATCGACCCATCAAGGGAGCCGCGATCATGGTCGCTAAACCCTGTACTAGATAAATTTGTGGTAGGCGCGACTCGTCGATCCCTAAAATCTGAACTATAAATTGGCTGATAAACGGAAACATACCGAATACGCTCATCATAGAGATTATGAGCATCCATGCGGTCCAGGTCGTAGGACTTTTCATCAGATTAGCGAATTCACTAGCTATCGAAGACTTGTCGTCAGTGCCGATATGCCCATCGAGTTTAGGTACGCGCCACATGACTAAGCCCAAGTTGACGAGGCTGAATCCGGCAATCGCGAAAAAGGTCGCCTGCCAACCGTACTTGTTGGCGATAGCAAGTCCAAGCGGCACGCCGACTACTGAGGAAACGGCAAAAGCTGCCATGATCGTACCGGTTGCTCGCCCGCGGTGGTCTGCCGGTACGATGTCGCCGACGATCGCGAGTATGATGGATTGCAATAGTCCGCCGAAAAATCCAGTGATCACCCTTGCTGCAAGCAGTAGTTCGAAATTTGTACTAGCTGCGCACATGAACGTGCCTAAAACCAGTCCACTGTAGATGAGAACTAGAACTTTCTTGCGGTCAAAGCGATCCATAACGAATGCGGCCAGTAAGCAGCTCAAAGCCGCACTCAAAGTGTAAACAGAGACCAACCAAGAAAAGCTCTGGGTGCTGATACCAAGTGCCCGCGTCAACATAGGACCAAGTGGCATGAGAATTACAAAATCAAGAACATGCGACAGTTGTACGCCTGCCAGTAGTAAGACCGGAATCGAATATATTGGACGTGCCAATTCTCACCTCTCTACGTCTTGTTCATCCAGTTGACTCGTGTCACCTTTCGTGACGCTGGGCCTGGCGATCATCAGTTCGACAAGTTTGAGTACAGCCCGCGGACCGCCGGCGGCATGGATAGCTTCTGACATGGCGGTGACTTTGGCGGCTATTTCTTTCGATTCATAGACCGTGGCAACGGCCTCAGCCAAGGCGGGAGTAGTCAACTTAGGGCGGTCAAGTTTCATACCAAGGCCCATCTTTACTACGTTGTCGGCGGTGATCATTTGCTCCTCAATTTGCGGGATGACTACGAGAGGCACCTCGTAACTGAGCGCTTCCATAGTTGAGTTCATGCCGCCGTGGGAGATAAACAAGGCGGCGTGCTGCAGGAGAGCAACTTGAGGAATATGCGGATAAATTGCAACATTTCTTGGGATAGGTCCAAGGTCGCTAGCTTTCAACTGACGGCCAATGCTCATCACAACGCGCCAATCCGTATCTCGAAATGCGGCAATGACGCTTTGGTAAAATTCGGGCCATTCGTGAAACAGAGACCCAAGAGACACTACAAGGACCGGTCCGTCTCCCTGAGGAATCAGTTCGCTAGCTTCATGAGGCGATACCGGCAAAAAGCATGGGCCTACGAAGTGAAAGCGCTCGTCAAATGTGTCACCGTGAGGTTGCAGAGCTCGTGGCAAGAAAACTAAGTTGTGATCCGCAATGGTGTTCAAGGACTTGGCTAAACTCAGTGATTTGAGTCCCCAAGCGGTGCACTTAGTATCGATGATTTGCTGCGCTGCATTGAGAGCATCGAGGGTCATTGGTTCGCGTTTAGCAAAGGATGCAGCCATCAGGTCGTAATGTTCGTTAGAAGCATAAGTCGTATAGAATTTAATTTGAGGTACTTTAAGATTGTCGGCGATGATGCGGCCAGCAAGTGAGACAAAATCGACAATCATCAGGTCGGGTTTTAAATGTTCTAATTCTCGGTAGAGACTGTCAAAAGTTGCACTAAACTCGTCGAGCCCCCTTTTCAAAGGAGCGAGCTCTTTGGGCGCTGCCGTCCCAGAGGTATCAGCAACGGCCTGTATCTGGGCTGTTGCGGCAATTGCTTTGCCGATGACGCTCGGGTAGGCGTGAAAGGTTACACCGGTGGGCAAGACGGATTCTCTAAACTCTTCGGAAGAGAAGAAATGCACATCGTGTCCGGCTCGACGTAGTTCGGCAACCAACCCGAGGGTGGGGTTCACGTGGCCGTGCATGTCTATATTAATCAAGGCAATCTTGGCCATGTCCAGGACCTTTCCCAGTGCAGGTGTGAAAATGCAAGTAGGTGGGGGGGACACTTGTTTCACAACCTTAGCACTAATGGCGCAGGGTAGCGTTGATCTTTTGTTTATAAAGTAATGAATTCTT
This genomic stretch from Deltaproteobacteria bacterium harbors:
- the ilvC gene encoding ketol-acid reductoisomerase; this translates as MTTTNSFHVYYEDDADLQLIRGRKVAIIGYGSQGHAHALNLRDNEVDVVVGLPESSKSRAKAEAEGLRVLTPAAAAAYADVVMLLVPDEVAAAVYEQDIAPALKPGDYLVCAHGFNFHFDKIAAPAGVSVFLVAPKGPGHMVRRQFSQGKGVPCLVATLVTGDQKSLQLALSYAKAIGGTRAGVYETTFKEETETDLFGEQAVLCGGLTSLIQLGFETLVENGYSPAMAYFECVHEMKLIVDLIYEGGLAHMRSSISNTAEYGDYTVGPKIIDHSVRERMQKVLENVQSGEFASDWLGENKKGAVNFKAMRTAGANHLMEQVGRELRSRMSFAKPQ
- the ilvB gene encoding biosynthetic-type acetolactate synthase large subunit — translated: MTEVISLPTEAKSPSIETITEASTLSGAQILVRELENLGVTHIFGYPGGAAINMFDALYDSSIEVVLVRHEQGATHMADGYARATGHVGVVLVTSGPGALNTVTGLLTAKMDSVPLLVISGQTNSTNLGKDAFQEADVFGTTLPLVKHNHLVLDVEQIAPTVRYAYELAKHGRPGPVLIDIPKDISARKTRYHAQSHGSSAVPSKATHSLNSEQVASCRGLANLLMKSKRPLLLVGHGAVISGAHNLVLQLAEKLGSPVTNTLLGKGGFPESHPLSLGMLGMHGTAYANYATTQCDLILSIGSRFDDRINGCPSEFCPRAKILHIDIDPTEIGRSVRTDAAVVADARLAIAEILQLVDQLDTIAWRQELAAYRKKHPLVVEHSDGIIAGREHRLRAAQVLSAIHRMAPNDSVVTTDVGQHQMWAAQFILTDGHRNWLSSGGAGTMGFGLPAAIGAQFGRPDATVIAVVGDGGFQMVQAELATAAIHKLPIKIVIIDNQCLGMVRQWQQLFYQNRLSSVSMHGNPDFVKLAEAYGIKAFYVDTSTTLDQTITEALAYREGPCLIHAQVQNEDNVWPMIPAGKSAQDMVLAHPKAQLPMPTGST
- a CDS encoding branched-chain amino acid aminotransferase, producing MMSTTKTTNSGTTPPGTLGLPPHLSQLVADFELPTSLGFGQVMAPIMVVSDFSDGQWSAPTTVSYQPLVLDPACKSLHYGQLIFEGMKTFRLNDGRVALFRPELNARRFNTSARRMAMPELPEELFLQAVSSLSYHLRSIVPCGHGESLYLRPLMLATDVGLSLKPASTYKFLVIASPSGAYFASGKVTALIERLDARAAPGGTGAYKVAGNYGSSIRADIKATHLNCQQTLWLDAVNKTHIEEFSGMNFFAVIDGALWTPPLCDSILGGVTRDSVIHLAHGMGLRVNEAPIPIETLLAAIRNGTCTELFACGTAAVISPVHALAERDGTVYELPVLEFELSISLKLRKLLVDIQNGAHLTNYDWIRPVTP
- the ilvA gene encoding threonine ammonia-lyase, biosynthetic yields the protein MVLKEILKARVYEVAKRTPLERAPAISHELGHQVYLKREDLQPIFSFKIRGAYNRIAALTPDERVRGVICASAGNHGQGVALSAQRLGIPAWVVMPTTTPDIKIQAVARFGAKVILSGDHYSQAYERSLALVASTGATMIHPFDDPLVIAGQGTIGKEILEDLPEVDAIFVPVGGGGLLAGIASYVKELCPDVKIYGVEPRDSDAMARSVEAGERIVLNDVGIFADGVAVKQVGANTFSLSQSLVDGYVRVTTDEICSAIHDIYRETRTLLEPAGALSWAGAKKHLMASQQRSLNVVTISSGANMNFQRLQFVAERAMTGAGLECLYAVRLAERPGSLKALCSDILGGRSITEFNYRKSGPDDAFILLGIATQKPSDHGIFTKQLRDKGYFFTDLTSNDLAKEHVRHMVGGRAQHVSAEELYSFVFPERPGALANFLNTMSGGWNISLFHYRSHGADYGRVLIAFEVLREEREDFERHLINSGYPFKRETDNPAYTLLL
- a CDS encoding MFS transporter, whose translation is MARPIYSIPVLLLAGVQLSHVLDFVILMPLGPMLTRALGISTQSFSWLVSVYTLSAALSCLLAAFVMDRFDRKKVLVLIYSGLVLGTFMCAASTNFELLLAARVITGFFGGLLQSIILAIVGDIVPADHRGRATGTIMAAFAVSSVVGVPLGLAIANKYGWQATFFAIAGFSLVNLGLVMWRVPKLDGHIGTDDKSSIASEFANLMKSPTTWTAWMLIISMMSVFGMFPFISQFIVQILGIDESRLPQIYLVQGLATMIAAPLMGRLSDLFGAKKVFIICSVLSTFFVTWFTHLETATLLTVITLNTVMAAIGIGRMTPSMDLISRSVIARKRGSFMTLVAAVQQLAASGAAYAGGVILSGHKGMAAFPVVGLLVAATMALSVGVSAKMITVE